A single window of Pseudomonas benzenivorans DNA harbors:
- the polA gene encoding DNA polymerase I, with product MSQAPLVLVDGSSYLYRAFHALPPLTTSKGLPTGAVKGVLNMLKSLRKQYPGSPFAVVFDAKGGTFRDELYAEYKANRPSMPDDLRVQVEPLHASVRALGLPLLCVEGVEADDVIGTLARQGAAQGRDVVISTGDKDMAQLVCPHVTLVNTMTGSVYDVDGVKEKFGVGPELIIDYLALMGDKVDNIPGVPGVGEKTALGLLVGIGGGLDVLYANLDKVPALPIRGAKTLPAKLEEHREMAYLSYELATIKLDVPLNIEIDALQPGEPDQAALAELYAELEFKSWLDDLLRQDKRLAQQAAAPAGDLFAAPAAETTAEAAAVEADYQVVLEQDQFETWLGKLKAAELIAFDSETTSLDAQQAQLVGLSFAVSAHEAAYIPLAHSYMGVPRQLDRDAVLQALKPILEDPAKAKVGQHAKYDINVLANASTPIAVQGVAFDTMLESYVLDATATRHDMDSLALKYLGHSTTRFEDIAGKGAKQLTFDQIALEQAGPYAAEDADITLRLHQTLWARLETEPSLAKVLREIEMPLVPVLARIERQGALVDAKLLGEHSQELGDKLVELERQAFAIAGEEFNLASPKQLGVILYEKLGLPIISKTAKGQPSTAEAVLAELAEQDFELPKVLMQYRSLSKLKSTYTDRLPEQINPRTGRIHTSYHQAVAATGRLSSSDPNLQNIPIRTAEGRRIRQAFVAPKGYKLLAADYSQIELRIMAHLARDEGLLDAFRHDRDVHRATAAEVFGVALDEVTTEQRRSAKAINFGLIYGMSAFGLAKQIGVDRKQSQAYIDRYFSRYPGVLAYMERTREQAAQQGFVETLFGRRLYLPEINAKNQALRKGAERTAINAPMQGTAADIMKRAMVAVDAWLSESGLDAKVILQVHDELVLEVREDLLEQVGERIKALMGGAAELAVPLLVEVGVGNNWDEAH from the coding sequence ATGAGCCAAGCCCCTCTCGTCCTGGTCGACGGGTCCTCGTACCTGTACCGCGCCTTCCATGCCCTGCCGCCGCTGACCACCTCCAAGGGCCTGCCCACCGGCGCGGTCAAGGGCGTGCTGAACATGCTCAAGAGCCTGCGCAAGCAATACCCGGGCAGCCCCTTTGCCGTGGTCTTCGACGCCAAGGGCGGGACCTTCCGCGACGAACTCTATGCCGAGTACAAGGCCAACCGGCCGTCGATGCCCGATGACCTGCGCGTGCAGGTCGAGCCGTTGCACGCCAGCGTCCGCGCCCTGGGCCTGCCGCTGCTGTGCGTCGAGGGCGTGGAGGCCGACGACGTGATCGGCACCCTGGCCCGCCAAGGCGCCGCCCAGGGCCGCGACGTGGTGATCTCCACCGGTGACAAGGACATGGCGCAGCTGGTCTGCCCGCACGTTACGCTGGTCAATACCATGACCGGAAGCGTCTACGACGTGGATGGCGTGAAAGAGAAATTCGGCGTCGGTCCGGAACTGATCATCGACTACCTGGCGCTGATGGGCGACAAGGTCGACAACATCCCCGGCGTCCCCGGAGTCGGCGAGAAGACCGCGCTGGGCCTGCTGGTCGGCATCGGCGGCGGCCTCGACGTGCTCTACGCCAACCTCGACAAGGTGCCGGCGCTGCCGATCCGCGGCGCCAAGACGCTGCCGGCCAAGCTCGAGGAACACCGCGAGATGGCCTACCTGTCCTACGAGCTGGCGACCATCAAGCTGGACGTGCCGCTGAACATCGAGATCGACGCCCTGCAGCCGGGCGAGCCGGACCAGGCGGCGCTGGCCGAACTGTATGCCGAGCTGGAGTTCAAGAGCTGGCTGGACGACCTGCTGCGTCAGGACAAGCGCCTGGCGCAGCAGGCCGCGGCCCCGGCCGGCGACCTGTTCGCCGCGCCGGCGGCGGAAACCACCGCAGAGGCCGCGGCCGTCGAGGCGGACTACCAGGTCGTTCTGGAGCAGGACCAGTTCGAGACCTGGCTGGGCAAGCTCAAGGCGGCCGAGCTGATCGCCTTCGACAGCGAAACCACCAGCCTCGACGCCCAGCAGGCGCAGCTGGTCGGCCTGTCCTTCGCGGTCAGCGCCCACGAGGCGGCCTATATCCCCCTGGCCCACTCCTACATGGGCGTGCCCAGGCAGCTGGATCGCGACGCGGTGCTGCAGGCGCTCAAGCCGATCCTCGAGGACCCGGCCAAGGCCAAGGTCGGCCAGCACGCCAAGTACGACATCAATGTCCTGGCCAATGCCAGCACGCCGATCGCCGTGCAGGGCGTGGCCTTCGACACCATGCTCGAGTCCTATGTGCTGGACGCCACCGCCACCCGTCACGACATGGACAGCCTGGCGCTCAAGTACCTGGGCCACAGCACCACCCGTTTCGAGGACATCGCCGGCAAGGGCGCCAAGCAGCTGACCTTCGACCAGATTGCCCTGGAGCAGGCCGGACCCTACGCGGCGGAGGACGCCGACATCACCCTGCGCCTGCACCAGACGCTGTGGGCCAGGCTCGAGACCGAGCCATCCCTGGCCAAGGTGTTGCGGGAGATCGAGATGCCGCTGGTGCCGGTGCTGGCGCGCATCGAGCGCCAGGGCGCGCTGGTCGATGCCAAGCTGCTCGGCGAGCACAGCCAGGAGCTGGGCGACAAGCTGGTGGAGCTGGAGCGTCAGGCTTTCGCCATTGCCGGCGAGGAGTTCAACCTGGCCTCGCCCAAGCAGCTCGGGGTGATTCTCTATGAAAAACTCGGCCTGCCGATTATCAGCAAGACCGCCAAGGGCCAGCCGTCCACCGCCGAGGCGGTGCTCGCCGAACTGGCCGAGCAGGACTTCGAGCTGCCCAAGGTGCTGATGCAGTACCGCAGCCTGAGCAAGCTCAAGAGTACCTACACCGACCGCCTGCCGGAGCAGATCAACCCGCGCACCGGGCGCATCCACACCAGCTATCACCAGGCGGTGGCGGCCACCGGGCGGCTGTCGTCCAGCGATCCGAACCTGCAGAACATCCCGATCCGCACCGCCGAGGGCCGGCGCATTCGCCAGGCCTTCGTCGCGCCCAAGGGCTACAAGCTGCTGGCCGCCGACTACTCGCAGATCGAGCTGCGCATCATGGCCCACCTGGCCAGGGACGAAGGCTTGCTGGACGCCTTCCGCCATGATCGCGACGTGCACCGCGCCACCGCCGCCGAGGTGTTCGGCGTGGCCCTGGACGAGGTGACCACCGAGCAGCGGCGCAGCGCCAAGGCGATCAACTTCGGCCTGATCTACGGCATGAGCGCCTTCGGCCTGGCCAAGCAGATCGGTGTCGACCGCAAGCAGTCCCAGGCCTATATCGACCGCTACTTCTCCCGTTACCCCGGCGTGCTCGCCTACATGGAGCGCACCCGCGAGCAGGCCGCGCAGCAGGGCTTCGTCGAGACCCTGTTCGGCCGCCGCCTGTACCTGCCGGAGATCAACGCGAAGAACCAGGCGCTGCGCAAGGGCGCCGAGCGCACGGCGATCAACGCGCCGATGCAGGGCACCGCGGCGGACATCATGAAGCGCGCCATGGTCGCGGTGGATGCCTGGCTGAGCGAGTCCGGGCTGGACGCCAAGGTGATCCTGCAGGTGCACGACGAACTGGTGCTGGAGGTGCGCGAGGACCTGCTCGAGCAGGTCGGCGAGCGGATCAAGGCGTTGATGGGCGGCGCGGCGGAGCTGGCGGTGCCGCTGCTGGTCGAGGTCGGCGTGGGGAACAATTGGGACGAGGCGCACTGA
- the znuA gene encoding zinc ABC transporter substrate-binding protein ZnuA, protein MPRLFPAFSLLFVLLAFTGIAQAEVRLLTSIKPLQLIAAAVQDGVGSPEVLLPPGASPHHYALRPSDVRRVREVELLYWIGADLETFLPRVLEARDKPSVAVQDLPGLQLRHFGDEHDEHDEHDEHDEHDEHDEHDASHDKHEAEAHEHDHAHRPGSLDAHLWLLPANARVIAARMAADLALADPQNAPRYRANLAAFEARLAALDQRLRTRLAGIAGKPYFVFHETYDYFEAAYDLRHAGVFSIAGEVQPGARHVAAMRAQLQAVGPTCVFSEPPLRPRLAETLSAGLPVTLAELDAMGGSLAVEAGGYERLLEQLGDNLASCLERL, encoded by the coding sequence GTGCCGCGTCTTTTTCCTGCCTTCAGTCTGTTGTTCGTCCTTCTCGCCTTTACCGGCATCGCCCAGGCCGAGGTGCGTCTGCTGACCTCCATCAAGCCGCTGCAGCTGATCGCCGCGGCCGTGCAGGACGGCGTCGGCAGTCCCGAGGTGCTGTTGCCGCCCGGCGCCTCGCCGCACCACTACGCGCTGCGTCCCTCGGATGTGCGCCGGGTGCGCGAGGTCGAGCTGCTGTACTGGATAGGCGCCGACCTGGAGACCTTCCTGCCACGGGTGCTGGAGGCGCGGGACAAGCCGAGCGTTGCCGTGCAGGATCTGCCGGGCCTGCAGCTGCGACACTTCGGCGACGAGCACGACGAGCACGACGAGCACGACGAGCACGACGAGCACGACGAGCACGACGAGCACGACGCTTCCCACGACAAGCACGAGGCCGAGGCGCACGAGCACGACCATGCCCACCGCCCTGGCAGCCTGGATGCGCACCTGTGGCTGCTGCCGGCCAATGCCCGGGTGATCGCCGCGCGCATGGCCGCCGACCTGGCGCTCGCCGATCCGCAAAATGCGCCTCGCTACCGGGCCAACCTGGCGGCCTTCGAAGCGCGCCTGGCCGCCCTCGACCAGCGCCTGCGCACGCGCCTGGCCGGCATCGCCGGCAAGCCCTACTTCGTCTTCCATGAAACCTACGACTACTTCGAGGCCGCCTACGACCTGCGCCACGCCGGGGTGTTCAGCATCGCCGGCGAGGTGCAGCCGGGCGCCCGCCACGTGGCGGCCATGCGCGCACAGCTGCAGGCTGTTGGTCCTACCTGCGTGTTCAGCGAGCCGCCGCTGCGTCCGCGCCTGGCCGAAACCCTGTCGGCCGGTTTGCCGGTGACCCTGGCCGAGCTGGACGCCATGGGCGGCAGCCTGGCGGTCGAGGCCGGTGGTTACGAGCGACTGCTCGAGCAACTGGGCGACAACCTGGCGAGCTGCCTCGAGCGCCTGTAG
- the yihA gene encoding ribosome biogenesis GTP-binding protein YihA/YsxC, giving the protein MQAKNPIIGLCQQASFLISAAKVDQCPDDQGYEVAFAGRSNAGKSSALNTLTHASLARTSKTPGRTQLLNFFRLDDERRLVDLPGYGYAKVPIPLKQHWQKHLEAYLGSRESLRGLILMMDIRHPLTEFDQLMLDWSGASQMPMHILLTKSDKLAFGAAKNALLKVQQDIRKGWGNGVSIQLFSAPKRQGVEQAQAVLAEWMELSQPATDDE; this is encoded by the coding sequence ATGCAAGCCAAGAACCCCATTATCGGTCTGTGCCAACAGGCCAGCTTCCTTATCAGCGCCGCGAAAGTCGACCAATGCCCGGATGACCAGGGCTATGAGGTGGCCTTCGCCGGACGCTCCAACGCCGGCAAGTCCAGCGCCCTGAACACCCTGACCCACGCCAGCCTGGCGCGCACCTCGAAGACCCCGGGGCGCACCCAGCTGCTCAATTTTTTCCGCCTGGACGACGAGCGCCGCCTGGTCGACCTGCCCGGCTATGGCTACGCCAAGGTGCCGATCCCGCTCAAGCAGCACTGGCAGAAACACCTGGAGGCCTACCTGGGCAGCCGCGAGAGCCTGCGCGGGCTGATCCTGATGATGGACATCCGCCACCCGCTGACCGAGTTCGACCAATTGATGCTGGACTGGTCGGGCGCCAGCCAGATGCCCATGCATATCCTCCTGACCAAGTCCGACAAGCTGGCCTTCGGCGCGGCGAAGAACGCGCTGCTCAAGGTCCAGCAGGACATTCGCAAAGGCTGGGGCAATGGCGTCAGCATTCAGCTGTTCTCGGCGCCCAAGCGCCAGGGCGTGGAACAGGCCCAGGCGGTGCTGGCCGAGTGGATGGAGCTGAGCCAGCCGGCCACAGACGACGAGTGA
- a CDS encoding DUF2782 domain-containing protein yields MRTVNRLLLASLLACASLAAHAEDPVSAEPDVTIRQEGDKTIEEYRVNGFLYAIKVIPKGGVPYFLVRADGSDGNFVRSDQPDMLIPAWEIFKW; encoded by the coding sequence ATGCGCACAGTCAATCGCCTGTTGCTGGCCAGCCTGCTGGCATGTGCGTCGCTCGCGGCGCACGCCGAGGATCCGGTGTCCGCGGAACCGGACGTGACCATCCGCCAGGAGGGCGACAAGACCATCGAGGAGTACCGGGTCAATGGCTTCCTCTATGCAATCAAGGTCATCCCGAAAGGCGGTGTCCCCTACTTCCTGGTGCGTGCCGATGGCAGCGATGGCAACTTCGTGCGCTCCGACCAACCGGACATGCTGATTCCGGCCTGGGAAATCTTCAAATGGTAA
- a CDS encoding TSCPD domain-containing protein, with translation MAVKIEQRITGFQLVDEVPSAQRTAAEATPAPVQMDETLQRPETLFGVTYKIKSPLFEHALYVTINDILLNAGTPHEQRRPFEIFINSKGMEHFQWIVALTRIMSAVFRKGGDCTFLVEELKAVFDPRGGYLKRGGVYMPSLVAEIGAVLERHLTAIGLLEGHELDAQQRRMLAEKWAVYQASQDAASVEPGEGFPPGAQLCGKCQTQAVVQLEGCATCLNCGYSRCG, from the coding sequence ATGGCGGTCAAGATCGAACAACGCATCACGGGTTTCCAGCTGGTCGACGAGGTGCCATCGGCGCAGCGCACCGCGGCCGAGGCGACGCCGGCACCGGTGCAGATGGACGAGACCCTGCAGCGTCCGGAGACCCTGTTCGGGGTGACCTACAAGATCAAGTCGCCGCTGTTCGAGCATGCCCTGTACGTCACCATCAACGACATCCTGCTCAACGCCGGCACGCCCCATGAGCAGCGGCGCCCCTTCGAGATCTTCATCAACTCCAAGGGCATGGAACATTTCCAGTGGATAGTGGCGCTGACCCGGATCATGTCGGCGGTGTTCCGCAAGGGCGGCGACTGTACCTTCCTGGTCGAGGAGCTGAAGGCGGTGTTCGACCCGCGTGGCGGCTACCTCAAGCGTGGCGGGGTGTACATGCCGTCGCTGGTGGCGGAGATCGGCGCGGTGCTGGAGCGCCACCTGACCGCCATCGGGCTGCTCGAAGGCCATGAGCTGGACGCGCAGCAGCGGCGGATGCTGGCGGAGAAGTGGGCGGTCTACCAGGCCAGCCAGGACGCCGCCTCGGTGGAACCCGGAGAGGGCTTTCCGCCGGGCGCCCAGTTGTGCGGCAAGTGCCAGACCCAGGCGGTGGTGCAGCTGGAAGGCTGCGCCACCTGCCTCAATTGCGGCTATTCCAGGTGCGGCTAA
- the zur gene encoding zinc uptake transcriptional repressor Zur, with the protein MILTPLASRPHDHSRCVSQALAEAESICTRQGLRLTALRKRVLELVWQSHKPLGAYDILAVLSEEDGRRAAPPTVYRALDFLLEHGLVHRIASLNAFVGCNQPEHAHQGQFLICRDCHAAIELEQAAISQAIVTAAAAVGFSVDSQTVEVVGLCAGCREAE; encoded by the coding sequence ATGATTCTCACGCCGCTGGCTTCACGCCCCCACGACCATTCGCGCTGTGTCAGCCAGGCCCTGGCCGAGGCCGAAAGTATCTGCACGCGCCAGGGCCTGCGCCTGACCGCGCTGCGCAAGCGCGTGCTGGAGCTGGTCTGGCAGAGCCACAAGCCGCTCGGCGCCTACGACATCCTCGCCGTGCTGAGCGAGGAAGACGGTCGCCGCGCCGCACCGCCAACCGTGTACCGCGCCCTCGACTTCCTCCTCGAGCATGGCCTGGTGCACCGCATCGCCTCGCTCAACGCCTTCGTCGGCTGCAACCAGCCGGAGCACGCGCACCAGGGCCAGTTCCTCATCTGCCGCGACTGTCACGCGGCGATCGAACTGGAGCAGGCGGCGATCAGCCAGGCGATAGTCACGGCAGCCGCGGCTGTGGGTTTCAGCGTCGACAGCCAGACCGTGGAAGTGGTCGGCCTGTGCGCCGGCTGTCGGGAGGCCGAATGA
- the znuC gene encoding zinc ABC transporter ATP-binding protein ZnuC — protein sequence MSTALIRLDGVGVSFAGQAVLQDVQLSVEPGQIVTLIGPNGAGKTTLVRAVLGLLKPESGSVWRKPKLRIGYMPQKLHVDATLPLSVLRFLRLVPGVDRGSAQAALAEVGAGQVIDSPLQGISGGELQRVLLARALLRKPELLVLDEPVQGVDVAGQAELYRLITRLRDRHGCGVLMVSHDLHLVMSTTDQVVCLNRHVCCSGHPEQVSFDPAFVELFGQDAKSLAVYHHHHDHEHDLHGAVVEARDGLKIQGPVKPHVHGDGCNHG from the coding sequence ATGAGCACGGCCTTGATCCGCCTCGACGGCGTGGGCGTCAGCTTCGCCGGGCAGGCCGTGCTGCAAGACGTGCAGCTAAGCGTCGAACCAGGGCAGATCGTCACCCTGATCGGCCCCAACGGCGCCGGCAAGACCACCCTGGTGCGCGCCGTGCTCGGCCTGCTCAAGCCCGAGAGCGGCAGCGTCTGGCGCAAACCCAAACTGCGCATCGGCTACATGCCGCAGAAGCTGCATGTCGACGCCACCCTGCCGCTCAGCGTGCTGCGCTTCCTGCGTCTGGTGCCGGGGGTCGACCGCGGCAGCGCCCAGGCCGCGCTGGCCGAGGTCGGCGCCGGCCAGGTGATCGACAGCCCCTTGCAGGGTATCTCCGGCGGCGAGTTGCAGCGCGTGCTGCTGGCCCGCGCCCTGCTGCGCAAGCCGGAGCTGCTGGTGCTGGACGAGCCGGTGCAGGGCGTCGATGTGGCCGGCCAGGCCGAGCTGTACCGCCTGATCACCCGCCTGCGCGACCGCCACGGCTGCGGCGTGCTGATGGTCTCCCACGACCTGCATCTGGTGATGAGCACCACCGACCAGGTGGTCTGCCTCAACCGCCACGTCTGTTGCTCCGGCCACCCGGAGCAGGTCAGCTTCGACCCGGCCTTCGTCGAGCTGTTCGGCCAGGACGCCAAGAGCCTGGCGGTCTATCACCACCACCACGACCACGAACACGACCTGCACGGCGCCGTGGTCGAGGCGCGCGACGGCCTGAAGATCCAGGGTCCGGTCAAGCCGCACGTCCACGGAGATGGCTGCAACCATGGCTGA
- a CDS encoding homoserine kinase, giving the protein MSVFTPLERHELEAFLAPYGLGRLRDFQGIAAGSENSNFFVSLEQGEFVLTLIERGPSADLPFFIELLDVLHEADLPVPYALRTEAGEALRELAEKPALLQPRLPGKHITHPNPHHCAEVGSLLAHLHLATRKQILERKSDRGLDWMLAEGPSLALKLPEADLPLLRDALAEIAALKPKILALPRANLHADLFRDNVLFDGNHLTGVIDFYNACSGPMLYDLAITLNDWCSEPDGSLDHARAQALLGAYASLRPFGAAEAELWPAMLRVACVRFWLSRLIAAESFAGQEVLIHDPNEFLRRLAQRQRVDLPLPFAL; this is encoded by the coding sequence ATGTCGGTCTTCACCCCCCTCGAGCGTCATGAGCTGGAAGCCTTTCTCGCGCCTTACGGGCTCGGTCGCCTGCGCGACTTCCAGGGCATCGCCGCCGGAAGCGAGAACAGCAATTTCTTCGTCAGCCTGGAGCAGGGCGAGTTCGTCCTGACCCTGATCGAGCGCGGCCCGAGCGCCGACCTGCCGTTCTTCATCGAACTGCTCGACGTGCTCCACGAGGCCGACCTGCCGGTGCCCTACGCCTTGCGCACCGAGGCCGGCGAGGCGCTGCGCGAGCTGGCGGAAAAGCCGGCGCTGCTGCAGCCGCGCCTGCCCGGCAAGCACATCACCCACCCCAACCCGCACCACTGCGCGGAGGTCGGCAGCCTGCTGGCCCACCTGCACCTGGCCACCCGCAAGCAGATCCTCGAGCGCAAGAGCGACCGCGGCCTGGACTGGATGCTCGCCGAAGGCCCGAGCCTGGCCCTCAAGCTACCGGAAGCCGACCTGCCGCTGCTGCGCGACGCCCTGGCCGAGATCGCCGCGCTGAAGCCGAAGATTCTCGCCCTGCCGCGGGCCAACCTGCATGCCGACCTGTTCCGCGACAACGTGCTGTTCGACGGCAACCACCTGACCGGGGTGATCGATTTCTACAACGCCTGTTCGGGGCCGATGCTCTACGACCTGGCGATCACCCTCAACGACTGGTGCTCGGAGCCCGATGGCAGCCTCGATCACGCCCGCGCCCAGGCCCTGCTCGGCGCCTATGCCTCGCTACGGCCGTTCGGCGCCGCCGAGGCGGAGCTGTGGCCGGCCATGCTGCGCGTGGCTTGCGTGCGCTTCTGGCTGTCCCGGCTGATCGCCGCCGAGTCCTTCGCCGGCCAGGAAGTGCTGATCCACGACCCCAACGAGTTCCTCCGCCGCCTGGCCCAGCGCCAGCGGGTCGACCTGCCGCTGCCGTTCGCCCTCTGA
- a CDS encoding adenosylcobalamin-dependent ribonucleoside-diphosphate reductase gives MGKRGKTAPAAAPDIPLQAAALDIWAQKYCLRDGDGQPLDASVDHGWQRIARAVAEVEAPALREHWYQEFLWALRHGAIPAGRIVANAGAGAYKPATSTINCTVSATIEDAMEAILGRLLEAGLTLKAGCGVGYEFSTLRPRGARVSGAGAQTSGPLSFMDIYDKMCFTVSSAGGRRGAQMATFDIAHPDVRAFIDAKREDGRLRQFNLSLLVGDDFMQAVEQDADWPLLFPVHPKEREGLDFDDPAQVRWRDWPLQQGYCVDEQGRVACKVHGSLPARQLWDQLMAATYAYAEPGFILIDRVNQWNNNWWCENIRATNPCGEQPLPPNGSCLLGSINLTRFVLDPFGAQARFDWDGFRRVVRIFTRLLDNVVEINGLPLPAQREEILGKRRHGMGFLGLGSALALLKLRYGSAEACVFTEEVAREMALTGWQVALELAEEKGPAPLLCEAFEVTAQMLRLRPEMAADGYQVGDSVPGRVLHARYSRYMQRLAEHAPELVAALAERGARFTHHSSIAPTGTISLSLANNASNGIEPSFAQHYWRNLIRPGRKSKERVEVFSYELLAYRCLINPRAMPGSDDPTERLPDYFVSSEDIGPTEHVDIQAAAQKWVDSSISKTANVPTDYPFEAFKDIYRYAWRQGLKGCTTFRFNPAAFQGVLVKPADLARTRYRFELEDGSQVELQGDEEVEYDGQLHSAANLFEALKEGYYGKY, from the coding sequence ATGGGCAAACGCGGCAAGACTGCACCGGCGGCTGCGCCTGACATCCCGCTGCAGGCGGCCGCGCTGGACATCTGGGCGCAGAAGTACTGCCTGCGTGATGGCGACGGCCAGCCGCTGGATGCCAGCGTCGATCACGGCTGGCAGCGCATCGCCCGGGCGGTGGCCGAAGTCGAGGCGCCGGCGCTGCGCGAGCACTGGTACCAGGAGTTCCTCTGGGCCCTGCGCCACGGTGCCATCCCGGCCGGGCGCATCGTCGCCAACGCCGGCGCCGGGGCCTACAAGCCGGCCACCTCGACCATCAACTGCACCGTCTCGGCGACCATCGAGGACGCCATGGAGGCGATTCTCGGCCGCCTCTTGGAGGCCGGGCTGACGCTCAAGGCCGGCTGTGGCGTCGGCTACGAGTTCTCCACCCTGCGTCCCCGCGGGGCGCGGGTTTCCGGGGCGGGCGCACAGACCAGCGGGCCCCTGTCGTTCATGGATATCTACGACAAGATGTGCTTCACGGTCAGTTCGGCCGGCGGTCGCCGCGGCGCGCAGATGGCCACCTTCGACATCGCCCACCCGGACGTGCGCGCCTTTATCGACGCCAAGCGCGAGGATGGGCGGCTGCGTCAGTTCAACCTCAGCCTGCTGGTCGGCGACGATTTCATGCAGGCGGTCGAGCAGGACGCCGACTGGCCCTTGCTGTTCCCGGTCCATCCCAAGGAACGCGAGGGCCTGGACTTCGACGATCCGGCCCAGGTGCGCTGGCGCGACTGGCCGCTGCAGCAGGGCTACTGCGTGGATGAGCAAGGCCGGGTGGCCTGCAAGGTCCATGGCAGCCTGCCGGCCCGCCAGCTCTGGGACCAGTTGATGGCCGCCACCTACGCCTACGCCGAGCCGGGCTTCATCCTCATCGACCGGGTCAACCAGTGGAACAACAACTGGTGGTGCGAGAACATCCGCGCCACCAACCCCTGCGGCGAGCAGCCGCTGCCGCCCAACGGCTCCTGCCTGCTCGGCTCGATCAACCTGACCCGCTTCGTCCTCGACCCCTTCGGCGCTCAGGCACGCTTCGACTGGGACGGTTTCCGCCGCGTGGTGCGCATCTTCACCCGCCTGCTGGACAACGTGGTGGAGATCAACGGCCTGCCGTTGCCGGCCCAGCGCGAGGAAATCCTCGGCAAGCGCCGCCACGGCATGGGCTTTCTCGGCCTGGGGTCGGCGTTGGCGCTGCTCAAGTTGCGCTATGGCAGCGCCGAGGCCTGCGTGTTCACCGAGGAGGTGGCGCGCGAGATGGCCCTCACCGGCTGGCAGGTGGCCCTCGAACTGGCCGAGGAGAAGGGCCCGGCGCCGCTGCTATGCGAGGCGTTCGAGGTGACCGCGCAGATGCTGCGGCTGCGCCCGGAAATGGCGGCCGATGGTTACCAGGTCGGCGACTCCGTGCCCGGGCGCGTGCTGCATGCCCGCTACTCGCGCTATATGCAGCGCCTGGCCGAGCATGCTCCCGAGCTGGTGGCGGCCCTGGCCGAGCGCGGCGCGCGCTTCACCCACCACAGCTCCATCGCCCCCACCGGCACCATCAGCCTGAGCCTGGCCAACAACGCGTCCAACGGCATCGAACCGAGCTTCGCCCAGCACTACTGGCGCAACCTGATCCGCCCCGGGCGCAAGAGCAAGGAGCGGGTCGAGGTGTTCAGCTACGAGCTGCTGGCCTATCGCTGCCTGATCAACCCGCGGGCCATGCCCGGCTCCGACGACCCGACCGAGCGCCTGCCCGACTACTTCGTCAGCAGCGAGGACATCGGCCCCACCGAGCACGTGGATATCCAGGCGGCGGCGCAGAAGTGGGTCGACTCGTCGATCTCCAAGACCGCCAACGTACCCACCGACTACCCCTTCGAGGCCTTCAAGGACATCTACCGCTACGCCTGGCGCCAGGGCCTCAAGGGCTGCACCACCTTCCGCTTCAACCCGGCGGCGTTCCAGGGGGTGCTGGTCAAGCCGGCGGACCTGGCGCGCACCCGTTACCGCTTCGAGCTGGAGGACGGCAGCCAGGTGGAGCTGCAGGGCGACGAGGAGGTGGAGTACGACGGCCAGCTGCACAGCGCCGCCAACCTGTTCGAGGCGTTGAAGGAAGGCTACTACGGTAAGTATTGA
- a CDS encoding c-type cytochrome, with protein sequence MKKILLAAVVSMLSLQVQAAQDPEAVYARACAACHNGQLPMAPKRGDQAAWEPRLAKGMDVLVQNVTNGLNAMPPRGLCMDCTAEDYQAVIKLMSE encoded by the coding sequence ATGAAAAAAATACTGCTCGCCGCCGTTGTGTCGATGTTGTCCCTCCAGGTCCAGGCCGCCCAGGATCCGGAGGCCGTGTACGCGCGCGCCTGCGCAGCCTGCCATAACGGTCAACTGCCGATGGCGCCGAAACGGGGCGATCAGGCAGCCTGGGAGCCGCGACTGGCCAAGGGCATGGACGTGCTGGTACAGAACGTCACCAATGGTCTGAATGCGATGCCGCCCCGCGGCCTGTGCATGGACTGCACCGCCGAGGACTACCAAGCGGTCATCAAGTTGATGTCCGAGTAA